CCGCGGACGTCGGTGCCGTCGTCGATCGAGCCGATGAACTGTGGCATGACGCCGAGCCCACCGCTGGTGACGGCGGTGCCGGAGTCAGGCGTCAGCTCGCCGGCCAGGATGCGCAGCAGCGTCGTCTTGCCGGTCCCGTTGGCGCCGACGAGCGCCGCCTTCGCGCCCTCTCCGACACGGAAGGACACATCGTCGAGCAGCACCCTGCCGTTCGGCAGGGTGTACCGCAGGTGGGAGACATCGACGTGCGCCATGCGGCTGCTGGTCCGATGGTGTCAGCTGCCACGGACCAGGTCGGTCAGGTGCGCGGCGACGTCGGACAGCTCGACGTCGACCCGTTCGCCGGTCGCGCGATCCTTGACCTCCGCGACACCGCGCTTGAGACCGCGGCCGAGCACGACGATCGTCGGCACGCCGATCAGATCCGCATCGTTGAACTTCACGCCGGCGCTCACCCGGCGGTCGTCATACAGCACCGACACGCCGGCGTCCTGGAGCTCGGCGATCAACGCCTCAGCGGCCTCGAAGGGCACGTCGTCCTTGCCGGTCGCCACGATGTGGACGTCCGCCGGAGACACGGACCGCGGCCAGCACAGACCGTCGTCGTCGTAGGTCTGCTCCACGATCGCCGGGACGGCGCGCGACACGCCGATACCGTATGACCCCATGGTCACCGTGACCTGCCTGCCGGCCTCGTCCTGCACGGTCAGGTCGAGCGCCTCGGCGTAGCGGCGACCGAGCTTGAAGATGTGACCGATCTCGATGCCGCGGGCGATGGTGACCTCGCCGTCGCAGCGCGGACAGGGATCGCCGTCGCGGATCTCGGCGACGTCGATCAGCCCGTCGGCCGTGAAGTCCCTGCCGGCCACCAGGTCGACGACGTGGCGACCCGGCTCGTTGGCGCCGGTGACCCAGCGCGTGCCGTCGGCGATGCGGGGATCGAGCAGGTATCGCACGCCCATCGACTCGCCCAGCGCCGTCGGTCCGATGTAGCCTTTGACCAGGTTGGGATGCGCCGCGAAGTCCGGGTCGTCGAACGGCTCGACGGCTGCCGGGGTCACGGCGGCCTCCAGCCGCTTGTCGTCGATGTCGCGGTCGCCGGGCACACCGATGGCCAGCGGCTCGACGCGTCCGTCCGGATGCCGCAGCCGGACCAGCACGTGCTTGAGCATGTCGCCGGCGGTCCAGGGACGTTCGTCACGCCGCAGGTCGTCGCGGCTGTTGAGCAGGTCGACCAGCGTCGCGATCGTCGGCGTGTCCGGCGTGTCCTCGACGTGCGCGGCCGGGACGTCGTCGGCGGGGACGGGCTTGGCTGGCGTGAGGCGGACGGCCTCGGCGTTGGCCGCATAGTCGCACGACGAGCACCTGACGAAGGTGTCCTCGCCCGTCGGCGTGGGCGCGAGGAACTCCTCGGACGCCGACCCGCCCATCGCGCCCGACATCGCTGACACGATCTCGTAGCGCAGACCCAGCCGGTCGAACGTCCGTAGGTACGCCGCCCGGTGCCGGTCGTAAGAGTCGTCGAGACCGCCGTCGTCGACGTCGAACGAGTAGCTGTCCTTCATGGCGAACTCGCGACCGCGCAGCAGCCCTCCGCGCGGCCGCGGCTCATCGCGGTACTTGGTCTGGATCTGGTAGATCCACAGCGGCAGGTCGCGATACGAGCTGTACAGGTCCTTGACCAGCAGCGTGAACAGTTCCTCGTGCGTGGGTCCCAGCAGGTAGTCGGCCTCGCGGCGGTCACGCAGGCGGAAGATGTTGTCGCCGTACTCGGTCCAGCGCCCCGTCGCGTCGTAGGGCTCCCGGGGCAGCAGCGCAGGGAAGTGCACCTCCTGGAAGCCGGCGGCATCCATCTCCTCGCGGATGATGCGCTCGACGTTGCGGAACACCTTCCAGCCCAGCGGCAGCCACGTGAAGATCCCCGGCGCCGCGCGCCGGACGTAGCCGGCGCGCACGAGCAGGCGGTGGCTCGGCACCTCGGCGTCCGACGGGTCCTCGCGGAGGGTTCGCAGGAACAACGTCGACATGCGCAGTGCCACGGCTGGTTCTCCTCGGTTCGTGTGGTGGAGACCCGAGCCTAGCGGCCGTCATCGACTGTGAACTGCCGCCGGAGCGCATCGGCGCCCCGAGCGATCCGTTTCGGACACCGGCGACACGGTCGACGGTGTCCGCCGTGTCCGATTCGCGTCGCTCGGCGCTCGGCGCCCGGCGCCCGTCGCCCGGCCGGCGCCCCGCCCGTCAGCCCCGCCAGCGGTCCCGGTGCAACTGGTCGGACAGCGGGCGGCGCGCACGGCGGCTGGCCGAGGACGGCGGTCGCCCGTCGGCGGGATGGCCGATCGTGATCAGCGCGACGGGCGCGACGTCGCCGGGGATGTCCAGCAGGTCGCGCAGGCCGTCAGGATCTGCGACGTCGAGCATCCCTGCACCGAAGCCTTCGTCGACGGCCGCCAGCAGCAGCAGCATCACGGCGGCGCCAGCGTCGACCCACCAGAACGGCACGTGCCATCCGGCGGGACCGCGGCTGCCCGCCTTGTCCGGCTCGGCGTAGCGTTCCCGGTAGCTGTCGGGCCGCACGCACGGCACGACGTGGACCGGTGCGACCGACAGCCAGGGTTCGCGACCCCGGGCGACGTGCTCGGGTTCGCCGCAGAGCGCAGCAAGGCGCACGCGCGTCGGATCAGCGGTGACCACGACGAAGTCGACGCCCTGTGTGAAGCCCGCGCTGGGGCCGCGGCGCGCGGTGTCGACGATGCGGTCGACAGCCGCCGGATCGACGGGGTCGGGCCGGTACCGCCGGATCATCCGGCGGTGGGCGACGATGTCAGCCAGCTCCATCGTCGCCACGCCGCTCGGGCACCACACGACCGGTGATGGGGGCCACCGCGGACGTGAGCCGGCCGCTGCGGCCGGCCTGTGTCAGCTGCGCCGGTCGCACCACCTGGGGTCCGTCGATGGTGACGACGTGCACGTCGCGGGCCGCACCGACCCACGCGGGACGGTCGGTACCGGTCAGCACGCCCTTGCCGCCGCGCTTCTGCGCCGGGTAGTCGTCGAGCGGGCTGCGCTTGGCGGTCCCGTCGGCGTCCAGCGTGATGATCTCGGCCGGCGGATCAGCAGCGTGCAGCACCGACAGCGCCACGCAGCGCTGGTCGTCGCGCACCTGCTGGGCGGCCACGCCGTACGAGGGCCGTCCCATCGACCGGACGTCGTCGGCGGCGAACCGGATGACCAGTCCGCCGCTGTGCGCGACGACGAGCTCGTCGCCGTCGGCGCACGACGTGACGTCGACGAGCTCGTCGTCGTCCCGCACACCGGCGGCGATCATCTGCTGGGTACGTCCCCGGTACTCGTCGACGCCGGTGCGCTTGACCAGCCCGCGCGCCGACAGCGTCACCACGTCGGTGCCGTCGACCAGGCGGACGGCGCCGACGATCGGCGCGTCCGGCGGCGAGCCGTAGAGCTGGACGATCGGGACGCCCCGCTGACGGGCGGGTACCACCGGCACGTCGGCGAGTGCCACCCGGTAGCCACTGCCCTCGGCGTCGACGAGGAGCAGATCATCGGCCGTCGTGGCCCGCACCACGGCCACCAACGGGTCGCGCGCGTCGCGGTACGGCGAGCTCGTCCGCCGCCGGGTGACGGCCTTGATCACCCCGCCACCGGTCACATACACCGTCACCGGCTGCGCCTCGAACGTGGGCAGTGCCTCGGCGTCCTCGTCGGGATCATCGTCGGCGGGACCACGACCGTCGAGCCGGCTGCGGCGTGGGTCGGCGTGTGCGCGACGCAGTGCCCGCAGCTCGCTCACGAGCAGCTTGTCGAGTTCGGCCGGGTCGGCGAGGATCGCCTCGAGCTCGGCGATCAGCGCGCGCAGGTCGGCGAGCTCAGCGACGATCTTGCGGCGCTCGAGCTGTGCGAGGCGGCGCAACTGCATGTCGAGGATGGCCGTCGCCTGGATCTCGGTCAGGCCGAAGCGCTCCATCAGCTGGGTCCGGGCGACGTCGGCGCTCTCGGCGGCCCGGATCAGTGCGATGACCTCGTCGAGGTGGTCCAGTGCGACCATCAGGCCCTCGAGCACGTGCGCCCGGGCGGCTGCGCGGTCACGACGGTACGTCGTCCGGCGCGTCAGGACCTCGCGCTGGTGGTCGACGTAGGCCGTCAGGCAGTCACGTAGCCCCAACGTCGCGGGCTGGCCGCGGTTCAGCGCGACGATGTTGACGTTGAAGTTGGCGCGCAGATCGCTGTGCTTGTAGAGCTTGGCGAGCACGCGTGCAGGATCCTCGCCCCGCTTGAGCTCGATGACGATCCGCATGCCGTCACGGGACGACTCGTCCCGGAGGTCGCGGATCTCGTCGATCTTGCGGTTCTTGACGAGGTCGGCGATGCGCTCCAGCATCGTCGCCTTGTTCACCTGGTACGGGATCTCGGTGACGATGATGCGCGGCATCCCCCCGGAGCGCGTCTCGGTGGTCGCGACGGCCTCGACCGTCACGGCGCCACGCCCCGTCGTGTAGGCCTGACGGATGCCGTCCGTCTCGACGATCCGCCCGCCCGTGGGGAAGTCGGGCGCTGGGACCTTGGCCATCAGCTGGTCGAGCGAGGCGTCGGGCCGCTCGACCAGCAGCAGGCATGCGTCGACCAGCTCGCCGAGGTTGTGGGGCGGGATGTTGGTGGCCATGCCGACGGCGATGCCGGTCGACCCGTTGAGCAGCAGGTTCGGCAGCCGCGCCGTCAGGACGACCGGCTCCTCGTCATCGCCGTCGTAGTTGGCCACGAAGTCGACGGTCTGCTCGTCGATGCCGTCGAGCAGCGCCATCGCGACCTCGGACAGGCGCGCCTCGGTATAGCGCATCGCGGCGGCGTTGTCGCCGTCGATCGACCCGAAGTTGCCGTGTCCGTCGATCAGCGGCGCCCGCATCGTGAAGTCCTGCGCCATGCGCACCAGGGCGTCGTAGATCGAGGTGTCACCGTGCGGGTGGTACTTCTGCATGACCTCACCGACGGCGCGCGCGCACTTGCGCAACGGACGGTCGGGGCGCAGCCCCGCCTCCCACATCGCGTACAGGATGCGCCGCTGGACCGGCTTGAGCCCGTCGCGCACGTCAGGTAGCGCGCGGCCGACGATGACGCTCATCGAGTAGTCGAGGAAGGCCTGCTGCATGCGGTCGACGATGTTCACCGGACGCACTCCGCGGCCGGTGTCGCCGTCCGAGGTGTCCAGCAGGCTTGGCTGGCGGCTCATGAAGGATGTCCCCACGTCGATCGACTGCACGGCCGCGCCGCACGGACGCGCCCGACGGATGCGCTGACCCGTCGCAGACCGATTGTGCCGCGCTCCGTAACCGATCCCGGCCAGGCAGTGCACCGGCAGCACGTGACCCGGGCCCAGCGGTCGCGTAGGCTGCCGTGATCATGACGACGCTCGAAGACCTCGCCAGCGGCGGCACCGACCACATCGATCTGACCGATCCGGCCAACCAACCGCACGTCCGCGACCTGGCCGACGAGATGCTCGCCACCGGGGCCGATGTCGAGGCGTTGCGGGCCCTGGGCCGCGACACGTCGGCTGGCATCGACGTGCGCGTGGCCACCAAGCTCGCCGAATCGAAGACGCTGCTCGACGAGATCGCGTTGCGCACCGCCCTCGACGTCGTCGTCCAGTTCGCCATGTGGGGCGAGGCACGACGGCTGCGGCCGCGCGACGACGCGAACCCGCTCGGCGAGGATGCGCTGGCGGTCAAGCTCGACCAGCTCGACTGGCTGCTGAACGGCACGTCGGTGACCTGGACCCTGGTCGCCATCGACGACGGCTGCCCGGACGACAGCGCGGGCGTCGCCGAGCAGATGGCGGACGCTCACCGGCTGGGCGATCACGTTCGCGTGCTGCGGCTGGCCGAGGCACTGCCGGCCAGCGAGGGCCCGTTGGCGGAACTGCGGGACACGTCCGCGTCGCGCAAGGGCGGCGCCCAGGTCTACGGCGCCCAGCATGCGCTCGACGAGGGCGCGGACGCGGTCGTCTACACGGACGCCGACTGCTCGGTCGATCTGGGTCAGCTTGGTCTGCTGCTGGCGCCGTACCCGGGTCGGGCGGAGGTCGTGATCGGCGACCGCAAGCATCCCGACGCGGTGCTGCGCAAGGCCGAGGCGCGGTGGGGCCCCGGGATCGTGGTGTTGCGGCACATGCAGCGCATGGTGGGCCGGGCGTTGTTCTCGAAGGGCCTGCGCGACACGCAGGCGGCGTTCAAGCTCTACGGCCGCAACGCGCTGGCCGACATCCTGGCGGCGCCGTCGACGTACGGCTTCGCGTTCGACTCCGACTGGCTCTACGGCGCGCTGGGCGGTGGGCACCGGATCATGACCACGCCGTTCGCGTTCGTGGACTCCTTCGAGGAGTCCGCGTCGATCGCGCAGGGCCCGATGACGACCTGGGAGTCCCTGCTCGTCGGACTGACCGCGTCGGCGCGGGCCCGCGGTGCCGATCACGACGAGCAGATGGCCGCGATCGTCGATGACTACGGATCCGCCGCCATCCTCGAGCGCGTCGTGCAGCACGTGCCCGACCAGCTCACCGGCGTTGCGCCGGAGGCTCTGGGCGATCCGACCGTGATGTCTCCGGCCGAGCTGCGCAGCTGGCTCGCCGAGCTCACCGCCGACCAGACCTGAGCACTCGGACCGTCCAGCGCGCACACCCATCCCCGCCCGGATCGGCTCAGGGAGAGGGCGGCCGTGGGCGGGCGAGGAGGCCGGCAGGTAGAGTCGCCGCGGCCGCCCCGTGGCGCGTCAGCTGCCGGCCGACCGGGCCTGCTCGAGCCAGCCGTCGACGGCGTCGCGGTTCTGCTCGATCCACTCAGCGGCATCCGCCGCGATGTCGTCCTCGGTGTAGCTGTCGCCCGCCTCGTTCATCTCGGCGTTCTGCGCGCTGATGTCGCTCAGCGGGATCTGCACGGCCTCGAGCAGCGCCGCCGCGTCGGGGTTGTTCTCGAGGAAGTCGTTGTTGACGACAGCGCGGATGTCGTTGACGACCCACCCGAGCTCGCAGGACTCGCCGCCGGTGGCGCAGCCCGCCAACCCGTCCGCGGTCGTCGATTCGTCGTCACCTGGCAGCGGCGGCGACTCCAGCCACACCACGTCCTCTCCCGGAACCAGCACGTCGATCGTCCAGTTGGGCGTCCAGGTGTAGAACAGGACCGGCTCGCCGGCGTCGACCTTCTGTGCGACCTCGTCGATCTGCACGGAGTAGTCGCCGACGATCTGCTCGACGTTCGCACCCCAGTCCAGGGTGTTGATCTGCTCGGTGATCGCGGCGTTGCAGCCCCAGCCGTCGTTGCAGCCGATCAGGTCGGCCTGGCCGTTGCCGTCGCCATCGAACGCGGCGGCCGTATCGGCGTCGGTCAGGTCCGACATGCTGGTCAGGCCCATCTCGTCGGCAGTCTTCTTGTCGACCAGGTACCCCTGCAGCGCGCCGCCGTCGACCTGAGTCCCGACGGGCGTGATCGGCTCCTCGTTCTGTTCGCCGGAGAACAGCTCCCGCTCCAGGTAGATGTCGTGCAGCGGGAACCAGCCGTTGGCCCACAGGTCGAAGTCACCCTCGGCGAGCGCCGGGTAGAACACGTTGGGGTCCAGCGTGGCCTCGGATGGGTCCGACACGTCGTAGCCCAGTTCGGTCAGCAGGTCACGGTAGATGTAGGCCTGCATGAAGCCGGTGTCCCAGGTGGCGCGGGCCATCGTGATCTGCCCGTCGCCACCGCCGCCGTCGTCGCCGGCCGCCGGACCACCATCACCGGCGACGTCCGCTGCCGGGCCGCAGGCCGCCGTCAGCAGTCCGAGAACCACGGCGAGCGTCACGGATCGCCAGGCCAATGATCGCTGTCGTAGCATGGGGGGTACAGTTGCCATTGCGGGTGTTCCTCCCCCGGCTCAGCTCTCGCTGGATGCAGTGTCGGCGGTCTCGGAGGTGTCGGAGTCGTCGGACTTCTCACCGAAGACGTCCTCGTCGCTGATGAGGGACGGGTGGCGCACCCTGAACAGCGCCGCGTCGTAGTACTCCTCGAGCAGGTCGAGTTCCTCGTCGAACGCCGTGTACATGCTCCACATCATGATGATGAGGATCACCGCGAAGGGCAGGCCGCTGGCGATCGCCATGGCCTGCAACGCGTTCAGGCCGCCGCCGAGCAGCAGGACGGCCGCAATGGCGCCCTCCATCACAGCCCAGAAGACCCGTTGCGGCTTGGGCGAGTCGAGCTTGCCGCCCGACGTCAGATGGTCGACGACCAGCGATCCCGAGTCCGACGAGGTCACGAAGAACGACACGACCAGCAGCACGGCGACGATCGACGTGAACTCGGTCAGCGGAAAGGCCTCGAGCATGACGAACATCGCGGTCGCGACGTTCTCGTTGACCGCGGTCGCGAGGTCGACGACGCCGTTGAGCTGCAGGTTGATCGCGGCCCCACCGAACACGGCCATCCAGACGAACGACAGCAGCGACGGCGCGACCATGACCCCGAGGATCAGCTCGCGGACAGTGCGGCCTTTCGAGATCCGGGCGATGAACATGCCCACGAACGGCGACCAGGAGATCCACCAGCCCCAGTAGAACACCGTCCAGCTGCCCTGCCAGCCGCCGCCCTCACCAAAGGCCTCGGTCCAGAACGCCAGCTCGGGGAGGACCTGGACGTAGAAACCGGTGCTCTGGATGAACACCGACAGGAGGAACAGCGTGGGACCGACCGCGACGATGAACACGAGGAACGCCGCCGCGAGGTAGATGTTGAGCTGGCTGAGCCGCTTGACGCCCGCGTCGAGACCCGCGACGACCGAGAGCGTGGCCATTGCGGTGATCGCCGCGATGAGCAGCACCTGGAAGCCGGTGTTGGCCGGCCACCCGAACAAGAAGGTCAGTCCGGCCGACGCCTGCTGCACACCGAACCCGAGTGAGGTCGCCAGCCCGAAGAGCGTCGCCAGCACGGTCAGCACGTCGATGACGTTGCCCCAGGTGCCGTAGATCCGCTTGCCGAGCAGCGGATAGAACACCGACCGGAACGTCAGTGGCAGACCGCGGTTGAACGCGAAGAACGCCAGCGCCAGGCTGACCAGCGCGTAGATCCCCCACGGGTGGATTCCCCAGTGGTAGTAGGTCGTTGCCAGGGCGGCCTGCGCGGCGGCGTCGGTTCCCGCCTCGACACCGAACAGCGGCGCGGGCGACGTCAGGTGGAAGATCGGCTCGGCGACGCTCCAGAACATCAGCCCGATGCCCATGCCGGCCGACAGCAGCATCGCGTACCACGCACCGGTCGAGAACTCGGGGCGCGCCTGCGGCCCTCCGAGGCGGATCTTGCCGAACCGGCTGAAGGCGAAGAACAGCCCGGCCAGCACGTAGAGATTGGCCGCCAGGATGTAGAACCAGCCGAAGAACGCGTTGATGCCATCGCGCAGTCCGACGAAGAACGCCTCCATCGGCTCGCGGAACACCAGGGTGACGACGAGCAACGTGACGACCAGCCCGGCCGACCAGAAGGTGACCTGAGGATGCAGGTCGAAGCCCCAGCGGACGATGTTGCTGTCGCCGGGCTCCCGGTCGGCGACCTCCGGGTAGAAGTCGATCTCGGGCGCAACCTGCAGGCCCTCGAAGCGCGGACGTTCGATGATGGCCTGGCGCCGTGCCTCGCGCTCGGCGGCCTCCTCTCGGCGGTGCTCCTCCTCGGCCTTCGTCAGGTTCCGCTCTTCACCGCTCATCGGCGCCACTCCCCGGTACGTGCCAGCCACCCAGCGACGCCGATTGCGCCAACGCGACCGTCACCGTCGGCGCCGTTCCCCAACGCCGATGCAGGGCCGGGTGCAAGCGCTCCCAGTCATCCGCATCCGGATCGTAACACCGCCGCGCCTCGATACGGCAAGGGATACCTCACTACATCTGCTGACATCTCCGCCCAGCGCGCACGCGCGTGTTGCGCATGGCGCACTGATCAGCGCTAAACGGACCTCGCTGACTGACTCAGGCGTCGATGTTGTCGGCGTAGCGCGCGTTCGCTTCGATCCAGTCCCGGCGGTCCGACGCGCTCTCCCCCATGAGCAGGCTGAACATCCGGTCGGCCTCCGCGGCGTCCGCGACGGTGACCCGCAGCAGCGTGCGCCGGGCCGGATCCATCGTCGTGGCCCACAACTGCTCGGCGTCCATCTCACCGAGGCCCTTGAAGCGCATGACCTTGACGTCACTTCCGTTGCGGCTGGCGAACGTGGTGCGCAGCAGGCGGGCCCGCTCGTCCTCGTCCAACGCGTAGGCCATCTTCGTGCCCTTGCGCAGCTGGTACAAGGGCGGCTGTGCGAGGTACACGTGCCCGCCGTCGACCAGCTTCGGCATCATCCGGTAGAAGAACGTCAGCAGCAGCGTCGTGATGTGACCGCCGTCGACGTCGGCGTCGGCCATCGCGACGATCTTGTGGTAGCGCAGGCGGCTGTAGTCGAAGTCGTCGCCGATGCCGGTGCCGATCGCGCGGATCAGGTGCTGGATCTCGGCGTTGGCCAGGATGCGCCGCAACTGCGCCTTCTCGACGTTGAGCACCTTGCCGCGCAGCGGCAGGATCGCCTGGGTGTGACGGTCGCGCGCCAGCTTGGAGCTGCCACCCGCCGAGTCACCCTCGACGACATACAGCTCGCACTCCACGGGCTGGCGCGAGGAGCAGTCGCTGAGCTTGCCCGGCAGCCCCGCCGAGGAGGTGTCGAGCAGCCCCTTGCGGCGGGTCAGCTCACGTGCGTGGCGGGCCGCCTCGCGGGCACGGGCCGCCAACTGCGCCTGCTTGCAGATCCGCCGGCCGGCCGTCGCGTTGGCGTCGAGCCACGCCGTCAGCCCGTCATTGACCGTCCGCTCGACGAACCCGCGCATCACCGCGCTGCCCAGCTTCGCCTTGGTCTGACCCTCGAACTGCGCGTCGGGCAGCTTGACGCTGAGCACCGCGACCAGTCCGTCGCGAAGGTCGTCCCCCGTCAGGCCCGGGTCCTTCTTGCGGAACGCCCGGTTGGCCTGCCCCCAGCGGTTGAGCGTGCCGGTCAGGGCCTTGCGCATGCCCTCCTCGTGCGTCCCGCCGTCGGGCGTGCGGATGACGTTGACGTAGCTGCGCAGTCGCTCATCGACGCCGCCGGCGACCCAGGTGAGTGCCAGGTCGACGGCGAGCGCCTGGCCGTCGACTTCGTCGGCCTCGCTGATCATGATCGGCTTGGAGACGATCGTGTCGTCGTCGCCGACCAGTTGGTCGACGAAATCGGCGAGACCTCGCTTGAACGCGAACGTCTCGCGCCGACCGTCGCGCACGTCGGCGAAGTCTACGCGCAGGCCGGGGTTGAGCAGGCACGTCTCGCGCAGGCGGGTCGCGATGCGGTCGGCATCGAAGGTCGTGTCGTCGAACACGTCGGGGTCGGGCCAGAAGCGCAGCGTCGTCCCGGTCCTCCGCGTCTTGCCGACGCGCTTGAGAGGCGCGGTGCGAGCGCCGCGGGCGAACGCGATCTGGTGGCGGCCGCCGTCGCGGCTGACCTCCACCTCGGCGCGTGACGACAGCGCA
The genomic region above belongs to Euzebyales bacterium and contains:
- a CDS encoding proline--tRNA ligase; translated protein: MALRMSTLFLRTLREDPSDAEVPSHRLLVRAGYVRRAAPGIFTWLPLGWKVFRNVERIIREEMDAAGFQEVHFPALLPREPYDATGRWTEYGDNIFRLRDRREADYLLGPTHEELFTLLVKDLYSSYRDLPLWIYQIQTKYRDEPRPRGGLLRGREFAMKDSYSFDVDDGGLDDSYDRHRAAYLRTFDRLGLRYEIVSAMSGAMGGSASEEFLAPTPTGEDTFVRCSSCDYAANAEAVRLTPAKPVPADDVPAAHVEDTPDTPTIATLVDLLNSRDDLRRDERPWTAGDMLKHVLVRLRHPDGRVEPLAIGVPGDRDIDDKRLEAAVTPAAVEPFDDPDFAAHPNLVKGYIGPTALGESMGVRYLLDPRIADGTRWVTGANEPGRHVVDLVAGRDFTADGLIDVAEIRDGDPCPRCDGEVTIARGIEIGHIFKLGRRYAEALDLTVQDEAGRQVTVTMGSYGIGVSRAVPAIVEQTYDDDGLCWPRSVSPADVHIVATGKDDVPFEAAEALIAELQDAGVSVLYDDRRVSAGVKFNDADLIGVPTIVVLGRGLKRGVAEVKDRATGERVDVELSDVAAHLTDLVRGS
- a CDS encoding DNA topoisomerase (ATP-hydrolyzing) — protein: MSRQPSLLDTSDGDTGRGVRPVNIVDRMQQAFLDYSMSVIVGRALPDVRDGLKPVQRRILYAMWEAGLRPDRPLRKCARAVGEVMQKYHPHGDTSIYDALVRMAQDFTMRAPLIDGHGNFGSIDGDNAAAMRYTEARLSEVAMALLDGIDEQTVDFVANYDGDDEEPVVLTARLPNLLLNGSTGIAVGMATNIPPHNLGELVDACLLLVERPDASLDQLMAKVPAPDFPTGGRIVETDGIRQAYTTGRGAVTVEAVATTETRSGGMPRIIVTEIPYQVNKATMLERIADLVKNRKIDEIRDLRDESSRDGMRIVIELKRGEDPARVLAKLYKHSDLRANFNVNIVALNRGQPATLGLRDCLTAYVDHQREVLTRRTTYRRDRAAARAHVLEGLMVALDHLDEVIALIRAAESADVARTQLMERFGLTEIQATAILDMQLRRLAQLERRKIVAELADLRALIAELEAILADPAELDKLLVSELRALRRAHADPRRSRLDGRGPADDDPDEDAEALPTFEAQPVTVYVTGGGVIKAVTRRRTSSPYRDARDPLVAVVRATTADDLLLVDAEGSGYRVALADVPVVPARQRGVPIVQLYGSPPDAPIVGAVRLVDGTDVVTLSARGLVKRTGVDEYRGRTQQMIAAGVRDDDELVDVTSCADGDELVVAHSGGLVIRFAADDVRSMGRPSYGVAAQQVRDDQRCVALSVLHAADPPAEIITLDADGTAKRSPLDDYPAQKRGGKGVLTGTDRPAWVGAARDVHVVTIDGPQVVRPAQLTQAGRSGRLTSAVAPITGRVVPERRGDDGAG
- the proX gene encoding glycine betaine/L-proline ABC transporter substrate-binding protein ProX, with the translated sequence MATVPPMLRQRSLAWRSVTLAVVLGLLTAACGPAADVAGDGGPAAGDDGGGGDGQITMARATWDTGFMQAYIYRDLLTELGYDVSDPSEATLDPNVFYPALAEGDFDLWANGWFPLHDIYLERELFSGEQNEEPITPVGTQVDGGALQGYLVDKKTADEMGLTSMSDLTDADTAAAFDGDGNGQADLIGCNDGWGCNAAITEQINTLDWGANVEQIVGDYSVQIDEVAQKVDAGEPVLFYTWTPNWTIDVLVPGEDVVWLESPPLPGDDESTTADGLAGCATGGESCELGWVVNDIRAVVNNDFLENNPDAAALLEAVQIPLSDISAQNAEMNEAGDSYTEDDIAADAAEWIEQNRDAVDGWLEQARSAGS
- a CDS encoding nitroreductase family protein — translated: MELADIVAHRRMIRRYRPDPVDPAAVDRIVDTARRGPSAGFTQGVDFVVVTADPTRVRLAALCGEPEHVARGREPWLSVAPVHVVPCVRPDSYRERYAEPDKAGSRGPAGWHVPFWWVDAGAAVMLLLLAAVDEGFGAGMLDVADPDGLRDLLDIPGDVAPVALITIGHPADGRPPSSASRRARRPLSDQLHRDRWRG
- a CDS encoding DNA gyrase subunit B; its protein translation is MSAARYDATSITVLEGLEAVRKRPGMYVGSTDARGLHHLVWEVVDNAVDEHLAGHAQKVSVTILGDGGVEVTDDGRGIPIGLHAKERKPALEVVMTTLHAGGKFDTQSYAVSGGLHGVGVSVVNALSSRAEVEVSRDGGRHQIAFARGARTAPLKRVGKTRRTGTTLRFWPDPDVFDDTTFDADRIATRLRETCLLNPGLRVDFADVRDGRRETFAFKRGLADFVDQLVGDDDTIVSKPIMISEADEVDGQALAVDLALTWVAGGVDERLRSYVNVIRTPDGGTHEEGMRKALTGTLNRWGQANRAFRKKDPGLTGDDLRDGLVAVLSVKLPDAQFEGQTKAKLGSAVMRGFVERTVNDGLTAWLDANATAGRRICKQAQLAARAREAARHARELTRRKGLLDTSSAGLPGKLSDCSSRQPVECELYVVEGDSAGGSSKLARDRHTQAILPLRGKVLNVEKAQLRRILANAEIQHLIRAIGTGIGDDFDYSRLRYHKIVAMADADVDGGHITTLLLTFFYRMMPKLVDGGHVYLAQPPLYQLRKGTKMAYALDEDERARLLRTTFASRNGSDVKVMRFKGLGEMDAEQLWATTMDPARRTLLRVTVADAAEADRMFSLLMGESASDRRDWIEANARYADNIDA
- a CDS encoding BCCT family transporter, translated to MSGEERNLTKAEEEHRREEAAEREARRQAIIERPRFEGLQVAPEIDFYPEVADREPGDSNIVRWGFDLHPQVTFWSAGLVVTLLVVTLVFREPMEAFFVGLRDGINAFFGWFYILAANLYVLAGLFFAFSRFGKIRLGGPQARPEFSTGAWYAMLLSAGMGIGLMFWSVAEPIFHLTSPAPLFGVEAGTDAAAQAALATTYYHWGIHPWGIYALVSLALAFFAFNRGLPLTFRSVFYPLLGKRIYGTWGNVIDVLTVLATLFGLATSLGFGVQQASAGLTFLFGWPANTGFQVLLIAAITAMATLSVVAGLDAGVKRLSQLNIYLAAAFLVFIVAVGPTLFLLSVFIQSTGFYVQVLPELAFWTEAFGEGGGWQGSWTVFYWGWWISWSPFVGMFIARISKGRTVRELILGVMVAPSLLSFVWMAVFGGAAINLQLNGVVDLATAVNENVATAMFVMLEAFPLTEFTSIVAVLLVVSFFVTSSDSGSLVVDHLTSGGKLDSPKPQRVFWAVMEGAIAAVLLLGGGLNALQAMAIASGLPFAVILIIMMWSMYTAFDEELDLLEEYYDAALFRVRHPSLISDEDVFGEKSDDSDTSETADTASSES